The stretch of DNA TCAATCAGGCGTTGGCAGGCCGCATGGCCGGTGTGCAGGTGAATACCAACTCGGGCCGGCCCGGTGGCCGTACAACGGTTCGGGTTCGGGGCTTTAGTTCGATTAACTCCTCCAACAACCCGTTGTATGTGGTCGATGGGGTGCAGTTGCCGGTTGGCAATCAGGATCAGTTTACCAACGCCATCGACTATATCAACCCGAACGACATTGTATCGGTAGAGGTGCTGAAAGATGCTTCGTCAACGGCTATCTACGGAGCGCGGGGCGCCAACGGAGTTATCTTAGTAACGACTAAAAAAGGCAAATCGGGTGAAGGCCGTATTTCGTACAACGCTGATTTCAGCGTAAACACCATCGGTCCCAACCGCCCCGAAGTGCTCAATGCACGGGAATATATGGCCGTTGAAGACCTCTCATACAAGAACATTGAGAAGTATGACCCGGTAGGCTGGGCCGCCGGGCGATATGCCAACCTAAACCCTGTACTGAAACGGACGCAGATGCGGGCACTCTACCCGGACGTGTTCGACGAGAACCTGAATCCCCGGTACGATACCGACTGGTTTAAGGAGTCGAGCCAGAACAAGCTGTCGCAAAACCATCAGTTGAACTTCAGCGGAGGTAACGACCGCACGCAGTACTCGCTCTCGCTGGGTTTCCGCGACGATCAGGGTTTGATCAAGACTTCGTACATGAAACGCTATTCGGGCCGTTTCACCATTGATGACCAGGTGAAGTCGTGGTTAAAAATTGGCGGTACGCTCAGCTACAACAATCAGTCGGAGAACTTAGTGGACATCAACGATGCCGTGGCGCGTCAGATTGTTGAAGATTTTCCTTTCCTGCCGGTTCGCTACCCCGACGGTACGTTTGCCAACAACCGCGATTATCCACAGGCTGAAGGAACGTTTAGTTCGGTACACCGCCTGATGGGTCGCCGGTTTATTATGAACACGCAGACCACAACGGGTAGCCTGAACTCAGACATCACGCTGGCGAAAGGGCTGGTATTCAAAACAATCGTAGGTGCCAACATTATGACGCGGGAAGTTAATCAGTCAACGACCCGTACGCTCGATTTAGGCGGTCAGGGCAACGCGTCGGTTTCAAACCGGAAAGACACCTTCTGGTCATTCGAGAACTTCCTGACATACAACAAGCAGGTGGGCCGCCATTCGTTCAACGGATTGTTGGGTCTGTCGTGGCAGGAAACGAACCTTTTCGGCATTAACTCGAACGTTCGTACATTTGCCACCGACTATTTTGGCTTCAATAACCTCGGTGCAGCAGCTATTCTGGGCGGTATTGGTTCGTTCGCCCAGCGCGAGGCCCTGAACTCGTATTTCGGTCGTTTCAACTATGGCTTAGACGAGAAGTACCTGTTTACGTTCACGGGCCGGGCCGACGGTTCCTCAAAGTTCGGGGCCAACAACAAATTTGCGTTTTTCCCCTCGGCGGCTGTAGCCTGGCGGGTATCGGAAGAGCCGTTCCTGAAAAACAGTTCAGTAATCTCTAACCTGAAAATCCGGTCGAGCTATGGTTTGTCGGGGAATTCCGAGATTCCGCCCTACACCTCGCTGCCCCTGCTTAGCTCAAACTACGCCACCATCTTCAACGATGCACGGGTGTCCGGTACGGGTGTATCGCGTCTGGCTAACCCCGACCTGCGCTGGGAGCGCACCGCACAGGCCGACGTGGGCGTTGAACTGGGCTTGTTTAAAGGCCGGATCTCCATCGAAGCTGATTACTATTACCGGAAAACCACCGACATGCTCCTCGATGCCCCGGTGCCGCTGTCGAGCGGATATGGTATCATTCGCCGGAACGTTGGCTCCATGCAGAATCAGGGTATCGAATTGGGCCTTAACACGGTTAACGTAGCGACAAGCGACTTTAACTGGACGACCAACTTTAACCTCTCCATGAACCGCAACAAGGTGTTAACGCTGGCCACGCCCGCCGACATCTTTAACGTGGGTGGGCCAAACTTCACCAACCCAACCAACGTAATTCGGGTTGGCGAGGCAGTAGGTTCGTTCTGGGGACTGACGCGTTTAGGTGTGTGGAGTGAAGCCGAGCGCGAAACTGCCGCCCGATTCCGCAGCTACCGCAATAACCTGACAATTCTGCCCGGCGACATCAAGTACCTCGATGTAAATGGTGACTTTGCCATCACCGATGCTGACCGCAGCATTATCGGGAATGGTAGTCCGTTTGTGTGGGGAGCTATGAGCAATACGCTACGGTACAAAAAACTGGACCTGACGGTCGAATTGCAGTACTCGTATGGGAATGACATTATGGACATGACCCTGCACCCGAGCGAAGACCGGCAGGCTTTAGCCAACAGCTACAAAACAGTACTGGATGCCTGGACACCTACCAATCAGAATTCGCAGATTGCCGAAATCCGTGACACCCGTGCTGGTTACGTTACCAATGTCGATACACGCTGGATTAAAGATGGCTCGTTTTTGCGAGGCCGCAACCTGCTGCTTGGCTACACGCTGCCCAGCAACCTCATCAGCCGCTGGAAGATGAATCAGTTCCGGGTGTATGCTACCGTGCAGAACTTCTTCCTGCTGACCCACAAAGACGTGATTGGCGACCCTGAGGCTACGCCCACCAACCAGGGAGATAATAACAGCGCGTTCTCGCAGGGAATGATCTGGCACAACTATCCCCGTCCAACTACGTACATGATAGGTCTGCAAATTGGCCTGTAAACCCCAACCACGATTATGACTTTCAAACTACATAAACCACTAAGCATGCTGCTCCTGAGCGGGGCCTTGCTACTGGGACCAACCAGTTGTAAAGATTTCTTAGAGGAGCAGGCTCCGTCGGCCCTTACGCCCGACAGTTTCTATACCATTCCCGACCATGCCGAAGCAGCCATTGCAGCCGTCTATGCTGACCTGCGGGGTATGTATGGCGGAGCCGGTATTTTCTCTTCGACCTGGCAGATGCTCGAAGCCCCTACCGGCACGTCTACTACCGAGACAGCTCAGAACTCTGACCTGAACAATTTGTACTCGCTGGTGTACGACGGCAACACAGCCCATATCATCAACGCCTGGGGCAGCCTGTATCGGGTTATCGCCAACGCTAACCTCGTACTCGACAAAGTGCCGGGCATCACACCGATGAATGCTGACCAAAAAGCGCGGATTCTGGCTGAGGCCCGCTTTTTGCGTGCTTACGCCTACTTTCATGCCGTGCGTCTGTGGGGTGATGTGCCGCTGATTACCAAGCCGCAGGATACTACCACCGAGGACTTTAATCCCGCACGCACCCCGCAGGAGCAGGTATACAATCAGATTGTGGCTGATCTGGTAGAGGCCGAGAAAGCTCCTCTTGCCTGGATGAATCAGAACGGACGCGTGGGTATGGCTGCCGTGAAGTCGCAGTTAGCCAAAGTGTACCTGACAATGGCCGGTTTCCCGCTCAGCAAAGGTGCGACCCACTTCAAACTGGCGGCCGACAAAGCGTTTGAAGTAATAACCTATGCCAACGCCAACCCAACCGCTATCGGGCTGTTTCCGACCTACATGAACGTACACGACGAGCGGCTCGAAAACCGGCTGGAGCATATTTTCTCGCTGCAATACAACGTGGTCGTAGCCGGAAATCCGATGGGCAACATGTTCCCCAACTTCAAGGCGGTAACGTTTGCCGGGCCCGGCGGCACGGGAAGTACGGTGCCGGTGGCGGCTTTCTACAACTCGTATGAAACAGGTGATTTGCGGGCCAAAGATCAGGAGGGCTGGTTCTATACAACCTACTTCACGAATGGCAATGGAGCGCGATTTAACCTCGGTGCGCCCTACATTTTCAAGCACTTTAATTTCGTAGCAAACGGAATAGAAGGCATACCGGGTACACGCAACGACAACCTGAACGTGCCGCAGATTCGCTATGCCGAAGTGCTGCTGACCTACGCCGAAGCGCAGAACGAACTGGGGCCACCTACGCAGGCCGCTTACGATGCCTATAAGCGCGTTCGCGACCGGGCCAAACTGACCACGCCGGCAATCGGTACGTTTACGCAGGCTTCCTTCCGCGAAGCCGTTTGGCGCGAGCGTTGGTGGGAGTTGTGCTACGAGCAGATTACATGGTACGATATGGTTCGTTTACGGCGGTCGTTCAACCCCACTACGCGCCAGTTTGTTAACTTCGTGGGAGCCATCTCACCGTCGTCCAACGCGCCGTATCAGGAGAAGCACCTGCTGTTCCCGATTCCCCGGCCTGAACTGCTTAACAACCCGAACCTGAAGACGCAGAATCCGGGCTATCCGGGCGTGTAAGGTCTATCTGATTCAGTGACTGAATAAAGCCGAAAGCGGGTGGTTGCACAAACAACCTTCGCTTTCGGCTTTATTTGTTATCAAACGATTAGCACTATTGAAATAAAAATTAGAATTGTCGACCTTGCTACTTTGAGCAGTAGCACTTAAGTAGTTCTGACCAAACAGTTTAATCAACCTATTTCTTACATTATGACAAACGTATACCCGCCTTTGAAACGTACACTACCGGTTTTGCTCCTGAGCTGGTTTTTGTGCATAACCGCTTTTGCACAGGACCGGCGACTAACAGGCCGGGTTCTGGACGGTAACGACAATAGCCCGCTACCAGGGGCCAACGTTGTTATCAAAGGAACACAAACGGGCGTAGTTACCGACGCCAACGGGCAGTTCACGCTGCAACTGCCAGCGGGCCGTACCGTACTGACGGTTTCGGCCATTGGCTTCGCAACCCAGGAAGCTACCATTGGCAATCAGAGCGATCTCGCCATTACGTTAACCCCCGACATAAAAACGCTGAGCGAAGTTGTTGTAACGGGATACGGCACCCAATCGAAGAAAGACATTACGGGCGCAGTAGCCTCTATCGACTCGAAAGCCTTGCTGGCGGTGCCCATCACCAACGCGGCTCAGGGCTTGCAGGGGCGCATTGCGGGTGTGAACGTCAGCAACGATAACTCGCCGGGCGGGGGCATCATGGTGCGTATTCGGGGATTTGGTACTATTAACGATAACACCCCGCTCTACGTAATCGACGGTGTACCAACGCAGGGCAACCTCAACACCATCAACCCGAATGATATTGAGTCGATGCAAATTCTGAAAGATGCGTCGGCAGCCAGCATCTATGGGTCGCGGGCAGGTAATGGGGTTGTTATTATCACCACTAAAAAAGGAAAAGCCGGTAAACCACGCCTGACTTACGACGCTTACTACGGGCAACAGAGTGCCTGGAAATTCCTGGACCTGCTTAACACGCAGGAGTACGCCAATCTGGTTTGGGAAGCAGGCATAAATTCGCTCAACCCGCTCCGCAACGGTGTGCCGCAGCCAGGCACCAATGGGCAGCTAACATACCCCCGCCATGCCCAGTTTGGCAACGGTGCCCGGCCTGTAATTCCTTACTGGATTCTGCCCGCAGGCAGCACCGACCCCAACGACCCACGCGCTGCCGACGCGCTCTACAACAACACGCCCACGGCCCGCAACCTGATTACCCGCGCCAATCAGGAAGGCACCGACTGGTACGACGTTATTTTCAACCCCGCCCCTATTCAGAATCACCAGATTGGCGTATCGGGGGCTACCGAAGCGGCCCGCTACGCCATGTCGCTCAACTACTTCGATCAAAAAGGCATTATGGAGTATACGAGCTACAAACGCTATGCACTGCGAGCCAACACCGAATTTAACGTGACTAAGCGCGTTCGCATCGGTGAAAACTTCCAGGTATCATATGGCGAACGTATCGGGCAACCTAACGGCAACCAGAACGAGGCTAATCCCGTGTCGTTCGCCTACCGTATTCAGCCCATCATACCGGTCTACGACATTCGTAATTACTTTGCCGGTACGTCGGGGGCCGACCTCGACAACGCCCGCAACCCGCTGGCCGATCTATGGCGAAACAAAGACAATAAAGAGCGGGAAATCAGGCTGTTTGGTAACGCCTACGCCGATTTCGACATCCTGAAAAACCTGACCTTCCGCACCAGTTTCGGCGTTGATTATAACCTGTTCAACGTTCGGCGGTATCGGGCCATCGACGTAGAGTCGAACGAACAGGCCGGGTCGAATTCGCTGATTCAGGAAAACCGATACGACTACACCTGGACCTGGTACAACACGCTGACCTATAATATGACCATTGCCAACCGGCACCGCTTCAACGTCATTCTGGGCACCGAAGCCATCAAAAGCTTTGGCGAAGGGTTTCTGGCCGAACGGCAGGGCTTTGCTTCCGACGACCTCACCAACCGTTACCTGTTTGCAGGCCGCAATATTATCCGGGCCGACGGTCGGCCATTTGTCGACTACCGGCTGGCATCGGAATTTGGCCGAATCAACTACGCACTCGACGACAAGTATCTGGTTGACTTCACCTTGCGCCGTGACCGTTCGTCGCGGTTTGCGCCCAATTTCCGCACGGCCATTTTCCCGGCAGCAAGCGTGGGCTGGCGCGTATCACGCGAGGGCTTTCTGTCGCGGCTGTCGTGGCTGACCGATGCCAAACTGCGGGCAGGCTGGGGCCGAACCGGCAACCAGTCGATTGGCGATTATAACTTCGCCACGCAATATGCCTCATCGCCCGAATCGTCGTTTTATGACCTGACCGGCTCACGCACGTCGTCGTTTCAGGGTTACGAACTGGCGCAGTTTGGCAACGAAAACGCCCGCTGGGAAACTACTACATCTACCAACATCGGCCTTGATGCTACGTTGCTCAAAGGTCGCTTAGACCTCAATTTCGACTGGTTCAACCGCCGAACCACCGATATGCTGTTTCCGGTGGAAGTGCAGTTCACACAGGGCGTAGCCACCAATCCATTCCAGAATATCGGCGAGATGACTAATAAAGGGGTTGAACTGGGCCTGAATTATAACGACAAAGCCCTGCGCGGTAATCTGACCTATGGCATCGGCGTCAACTTCTCGACCTACCGTAACCTCGTTACCCGTACCAACGGCGACCCGGCTACGCAGTTTTTCGGCTTCTCAAACCTGCGCTTACCAACTGGCACTGTGAGCGTTACGCAGCAGGGCTTCCCGCTGGCATCGTTCTTTGGCTATTTTGTGGACGGTATCTTCCAGTCGGACGAGGAAGGCGCGGCTGCCCCGCGTCAGTTCGACGGTGTTACCAACCGGGCGGGTAATTTCCGGTTCCGCGATATCAATAACGATGGCCTGATTACAGCCGCCGACCGTACCATCATCGGCAACCCCCATCCCGATTTCATGTACGGCTTCAACGTGAACGTAGGCTACAAAAACTTTCGGCTCGATTTGCTTGGGCAGGGTGTACAGGGCAACCAGATTTTCAACTACGTAAAATACTGGACCGACTTCCCAACGTTTGCTGGCAACCGCAGCCGCCGGATGCTCGAACAATCATGGCGACCGGGCAGTACCAACGCCGTACTGCCGCTGCCCCGCTCCAGCGATAACATCAACTCGAACCCGTCGACCTATTTCCTCGAAAACGGTTCATTTCTGCGGCTGCGGAACATTCAGCTTACCTACACGCTGCCGAAAACCGTGTTCAGTCGCCTGAACCTGAGCAATGCCAACGTGTATGTTCAGGCGCAAAACTGGCTGACTTTCACGAAGTACAGCGGCCTCGACCCCGAAATCAACCTACGGAGTTCGAGCGGCATCGGGCAAGACCGGCAATTGGGCGTTGACGAAGGCGCGTATCCGGCGTCGCGGGCGTTGCTGGTGGGTTTAAGTCTTGGTTTTTAATCTATAGTAGAAAAACGAACTATCATGAACCGATTGCATAAATACAGTGTGGCGATGCTGACAACAGCCGCCCTCACGACCCTGTCGACGTCCTGCTCCGACAAATTTCTGGAGGTGCAGCCTACTGCCGTACTCAGTGATGCCAGCTTAGCCAACCGCGAGGGGCTGAACCTATTGCTGATTGGTGCTTACTCCATGCTCGACGGCGTACAGGCACTCTCGTCGTTCTCCGACTGGCACGGTGCCGCCGATAACTGGGTATATGGCTCCGTCACCTCCGACGACGCCTACAAAGGCTCGATTGAAACCGATCAGCCCGAAATTACCTTTATCGAAACCCGTAACATTCAGGCTGATAACAACCATTTTCGGGGCAAATGGCGGGCCATGTATGACGGCATCGCCCGCACCAACGACGTGATGTTGATGACCGCACGGGTAAACGATATGAGCGATGCCGAGAAAACCCAGGCACGCGCTCAGGCTCGTTTTTTGCGCGGCCATTACCACTTCGAGGCCAAGAAGATGTGGAACATGGCCCCTTACATCGATGAAACCATCTATAATCCGTCGAACCCGAATAGCACCAAAGTTCCCAACAACGAAAATATCTGGCCCAAAATTGAAGCCGATCTGAAATTCGCCTACGACAATCTGCCCGAAACGCAAACCCAGCGGGGCCGCGCCACCAAATGGGCGGCTGGGGCTATGCTTGCCAAAGCCATGCTGTTTCAGAACAAGTTTGCCGAAGCCAGACCGCTGCTCGAAGCCATCGTAGCCAGCAACCGCTATCGGCTGGTAGATCGGTATCAGGATAACCACCGCATCGGAACCAACAATAATGCCGAATCGATTTTTGAGGTGCAGTTTTCGGTCAACGACGGAGCCTCGATCAGTAACAATGGCAACCGGGGTGCTACGCTGAACTACCCGATGGGAGCTGGTGCATTAACCACCTGCTGCGGCTTTTTCCAGCCATCGCAGAACTTGGTTAATGCATTTAAAACCGACGAAAACGGCCTACCCCTGCTCGATACGTTCAATGAAGCCGACGTTACCAACGACCAGAACATTCTGAGCGATCAGGCATTCACTCCCTTCGCTGGCCCGCTCGACCCCCGGCTCGATCATACCGTAGGACGCCGGGGTATTCCGTTCCTCGATTGGGGCGTTCACCCTGGCCGGAACTGGATTCGTAACCAGAACTATGCCGGACCGTATTCGCCCAAGAAGCACGTGCCACAACGCTCCGACGCGGCAGCAGGCTGGACCTGGAGCGGCAACCCCCGCCAGAATGCCAACAACTACCGCATGATTCGGTTGTCGCACGTGCTGCTGTGGCTGGCCGAAGTTGAGGTAGAACAGGGCAACTTTGAGCGGGCACGGCAGTTGGTGAATCAGATTCGCCGACGGGCCGCCAACCCCGACGGTTTCCTCAGAACGGCGGCTGGTGCTCCGGCGGCTAATTATGTTATTCGCGAGTATCCGGCCAGCCACCCGGCCTTCAGCAACCGCGACCGTGCCCGGCAGGCCGTTCGGTTCGAGCAGCGATTAGAGTTTGCTATGGAAGGCCACCGTTTCTTCGACCTCGTGCGCTGGGGTACTGTTGAGCAAACCATGAACGAGTATTACCGCGTGGAGCAAACCAAACGCACGTATCTGCGGGGGGTTACGTTTGTGAAAGGCAAGCATGAGTATTTCCCGGTGCCGGTTCAGGAAATTTTCAACAGCAAACTCGACGGCAAAGAAACGCTGAAGCAGAATCCGGGCTACTGATTACAGGTAACAGTCAGCAGGTAACAGCCAGTAGTGGTTCGTATTGGCAGGGAGCGTGACTACAGTAAGTAAAGGCTGTTGGTCACGCTCTTTTTATGCAAACTGTATCGCCATGAACAACCCCTCTTCTTCTGACCGCCGAACGTTTCTCAAACAGGCTGCTGCGCTGTCGGTGTTTTCAATTGTTCCCCGCCACGTACTTGGGCGCGGGTTTCTGGCCCCAAGCGACCAGATTACGATTGGTTTTATCGGGGTTGGCAAACAAAGTGGCGGCCTGCGCGGGCAGTTTCTGAAAAATGACGCCCGCATCATAGCCGCGTGTGATGTCGACGCGTCGAAAGTAACAGCGTTTGCCGATGCTGTAAACGCGCATTATGCCAGCAAAACCGACAAAGGCACCTACAACGGCTGCGAACGCTACGACGATTACCGCAACCTGCTCGATAACAAAGGTATAGACGCTGTGGTAATCGTTACGCCCGACCACTGGCACGGCGTTATGGTGGTTCAGGCGGCTAAAGCCAAAAAAGACATTTATTGCGAGAAACCGCTGTCACTGACCGTGCAGGAAGGCCGCGACATGGTGCGGGCCACCCGCAAGCACAAGCGCGTGTTCCAGACGGGCAGTATGCAGCGGTCGTGGAATGAATTTCGGCAGGCGGTTGAACTGGTGCGGGGGGGCTACATTGGCGAAATCAAAACTATCAACGTGAACGTAGGTGGGCCACCACGCCCGTGGGACCTGGACGCACAGCCCGTGCCTGCCGGGGTCAACTGGGATGCCTGGCTCGGTCCCAACACCATTGCCCGACCGTATAACAGTGTGCTGCTGCCCACGCCTAAAGATACTTTCTGGGGTCAGTGGCGCAATATCGACGAGTTTGGCGGGGGCGGCATGACCGACTGGGGCGCACACATGTTCGACATCGCCCAGTGGGGCTTAGGCATGGACGAATCTGGCCCGGTCGACATCGTTCCGCCTACCCGGTCCGACGCTTCGGACAGCAGTAGCAAGGGCTTGATTTACCGCTATGCCAACAGCGTCGAAATGCGGCATCAGCCCGTTGAAGGCAAACAACACTGCCATTTTATCGGCACCGAAGGCGAAATTAAAGTAGCCCGTGGCGAACTGATCACCACCCCAACCACACTGAAAGACAAGATAATAGCCGAAGGCGAACGCAGGGCATACTTCAGCGATAACCATTACAAAAACTTCTTGGACGCCATCCGCAGCCGCAAAACACCCATCTGCGACGTGGAAACCGGCCACCGCACGGCCACCGTTTGCACTATTGGCAACATAGCGTACCGGCTCAAACGTCCGCTCCGCTGGAATCCGGCCAAAGAAAAATTTGAGAACGACGCCGAAGCGAATGCGTTACTGAGCCGCCCGATGCGAAAGGAGTGGGCGGTGTAAAATTCCGTATCTTTGCAGCTTATGAAGCTGCACTTTCACCAACTCGACGAACTCGATACCGTTGCCCACCGGCTGCTTGCCGACGGGCGCGAACAGTCGGTCTGGCTGTTTGAGGGTGAGATGGGGGCGGGTAAAACTACGCTCATCAAAGCCCTGTGCCGGGCGTTGGGCGTAGTGAGCATGGTGCAAAGCCCAACGTTTTCTATTGTCAACGAGTATACTACCCACGAAGGTCATTCGGTTTACCATTTCGACTGCTACCGGCTCCGCAACGAAGCCGAAGCGTTGGACATTGGCATCGAAGAGTACTTCGACTCGGGTAATTATTGCTTTATCGAATGGCCCGAACGTATCGCATCGCTCTGGCCGCCAGCGTATTACCACATCCACCTTACCGCCGACGAAACCGAACGGCGAACGGTGGAATCGACTACTGTTCATTAGTTCAACATTCAAGGTTCAACGTTTTCCTGAGGGAAACAACATTGAACGTTGTGCATTGAACACGAAACATTGATGAAGTGACTGGATTTGAAGAATTAGCCAAGCAAACGGCACTCTACCCCAAAGAAGCTCCGATGGCCGTAAGAACCAGCCGGAATAGTTTGCTTATTGGCCTGCCGAAAGAGGTATCGCTTCAGGAAAACCGGATTGCGCTCACACCCGAAGCGGTGGCAATTCTGGTGCGCAACGGCCACAACGTGATTGTTGAGCAGGGCGCAGGCGAGAAAGCTAAATTTACCGACTCGGAATACAGCGAAGCGGGGGCGCAAATTGCTTATTCGCCCAAAGAGGTGTACGAAGCCAATCTGATTCTAAAAATCGAACCATTGGTCGATGCCGAGTTTGAGCATGTTCGGTCGGGCAGTACGGTGATTTCAGCGTTGAATTTACCCACGCATGAGCGGAAGTATTTCGAAAGAATCAACGAAAAAAATATTACGGCGTTCGGCTACGAATTCATTGAGGATCAAGCTGGTAATATGCCCATTATTCGGTCGATGAGCGAAATTGCGGGTAGTACGGTCATGCTTATTGCTGCCGAATACCTCAGCAACGCCGACAATGGCCGGGGTATCATTCTGGGCGGTATCACGGGCGTTCCGCCTACGAAGGTGGTGTTGCTCGGCGCGGGCACGGTAGCCGAATACGCCGTTCGCACAGCCCTCGGCATGGGAGCCGACATTAAGGTGTTCGACCGGCATCTATACAAATTGCAACGGCTTAAATACGCCGTTGGGCAGCATATCTACACGTCTATTATCGACTCCGACACGCTGACCGAAGCCGTTCAACGCGCCGACGTGGTGATTGGTGCCATGCGGGCCGACGATGGCCTGAGTCCGGTAGTCGTAACCGAAGAAATGGTGGGGCGCATGAAACCCGATTCCGTTATTATCGACGTGTCCATCGACCAGGGTGGCAACTTCGAGACGTCGCGCATGACCACCCACAAGCAGCCCACTTTTCGGCACATGGGCGTGATTCATTACTGCGTGCCAAACATTGCCGCCCGCGTGGCCTATACGGCCAGTATGGCACTAAGCAACGTGTTTCTGCCCTTCCTGCTGGAAACCGGCACCACCGGCGGCATCGAGCAGATGCTGTATGCGAACCGTTGGTTTATGAAAGGTGTTTATGCCCATAGAGGTACGCTGACCAATCTATACATCGCCCGCAAATTCAACATGCGGTTCAAAGATTTGCAGTTACTGCTGGCCGCACGGTTTTAACACGAAATAGTATTTATGTGTGTTGTATGGCTGTATGGCTGACGCGCGTGGAGACGCAAAGGGTTGCGTCTCTACAATTGACCATCCCGTGTAGAGACGCAACCCTTTGCGTCTCCACGTGCGCCAGCCATACAACGCAACGTCAATAAAATTATGATTAACCACAGCAACGAAAATACGCTACTCGACGATGCCAACTCGTATGACGTCAACAAACAGTTGATGGGCGAAATTTCGTCCGATTTTGTCAAAGTAGCCGATCAGTTAAAGGAAGCGTCGTATCAGATTCGGAAACGCGGTTTTTCGGATTATCCGGTGTTTGTCGCGTCACGCCGGGAGGTGCCGGTGGGGCAGTTGCTCATTGGCGCAACCGAGTTGGAAAACAAGTGGAATTACAAAGCGTCGTTTGTAGACGAGTTCATTCAGCGTGCGCTCATCGGCCCCGAATCGGTCGAACTCTGGAAAGAAAACTACAAAACGCCCGACGAATACTGCTGC from Spirosoma montaniterrae encodes:
- the tsaE gene encoding tRNA (adenosine(37)-N6)-threonylcarbamoyltransferase complex ATPase subunit type 1 TsaE; amino-acid sequence: MKLHFHQLDELDTVAHRLLADGREQSVWLFEGEMGAGKTTLIKALCRALGVVSMVQSPTFSIVNEYTTHEGHSVYHFDCYRLRNEAEALDIGIEEYFDSGNYCFIEWPERIASLWPPAYYHIHLTADETERRTVESTTVH
- a CDS encoding alanine dehydrogenase, with translation MTGFEELAKQTALYPKEAPMAVRTSRNSLLIGLPKEVSLQENRIALTPEAVAILVRNGHNVIVEQGAGEKAKFTDSEYSEAGAQIAYSPKEVYEANLILKIEPLVDAEFEHVRSGSTVISALNLPTHERKYFERINEKNITAFGYEFIEDQAGNMPIIRSMSEIAGSTVMLIAAEYLSNADNGRGIILGGITGVPPTKVVLLGAGTVAEYAVRTALGMGADIKVFDRHLYKLQRLKYAVGQHIYTSIIDSDTLTEAVQRADVVIGAMRADDGLSPVVVTEEMVGRMKPDSVIIDVSIDQGGNFETSRMTTHKQPTFRHMGVIHYCVPNIAARVAYTASMALSNVFLPFLLETGTTGGIEQMLYANRWFMKGVYAHRGTLTNLYIARKFNMRFKDLQLLLAARF
- a CDS encoding RagB/SusD family nutrient uptake outer membrane protein codes for the protein MLTTAALTTLSTSCSDKFLEVQPTAVLSDASLANREGLNLLLIGAYSMLDGVQALSSFSDWHGAADNWVYGSVTSDDAYKGSIETDQPEITFIETRNIQADNNHFRGKWRAMYDGIARTNDVMLMTARVNDMSDAEKTQARAQARFLRGHYHFEAKKMWNMAPYIDETIYNPSNPNSTKVPNNENIWPKIEADLKFAYDNLPETQTQRGRATKWAAGAMLAKAMLFQNKFAEARPLLEAIVASNRYRLVDRYQDNHRIGTNNNAESIFEVQFSVNDGASISNNGNRGATLNYPMGAGALTTCCGFFQPSQNLVNAFKTDENGLPLLDTFNEADVTNDQNILSDQAFTPFAGPLDPRLDHTVGRRGIPFLDWGVHPGRNWIRNQNYAGPYSPKKHVPQRSDAAAGWTWSGNPRQNANNYRMIRLSHVLLWLAEVEVEQGNFERARQLVNQIRRRAANPDGFLRTAAGAPAANYVIREYPASHPAFSNRDRARQAVRFEQRLEFAMEGHRFFDLVRWGTVEQTMNEYYRVEQTKRTYLRGVTFVKGKHEYFPVPVQEIFNSKLDGKETLKQNPGY
- a CDS encoding Gfo/Idh/MocA family protein; the encoded protein is MNNPSSSDRRTFLKQAAALSVFSIVPRHVLGRGFLAPSDQITIGFIGVGKQSGGLRGQFLKNDARIIAACDVDASKVTAFADAVNAHYASKTDKGTYNGCERYDDYRNLLDNKGIDAVVIVTPDHWHGVMVVQAAKAKKDIYCEKPLSLTVQEGRDMVRATRKHKRVFQTGSMQRSWNEFRQAVELVRGGYIGEIKTINVNVGGPPRPWDLDAQPVPAGVNWDAWLGPNTIARPYNSVLLPTPKDTFWGQWRNIDEFGGGGMTDWGAHMFDIAQWGLGMDESGPVDIVPPTRSDASDSSSKGLIYRYANSVEMRHQPVEGKQHCHFIGTEGEIKVARGELITTPTTLKDKIIAEGERRAYFSDNHYKNFLDAIRSRKTPICDVETGHRTATVCTIGNIAYRLKRPLRWNPAKEKFENDAEANALLSRPMRKEWAV